From the Leptospira sp. WS60.C2 genome, one window contains:
- the fbp gene encoding class 1 fructose-bisphosphatase codes for MNATPKQKKLISLSQFILEEQLKIPHASGEFTALLSHLVYAAKIVGREVRKAGLLDDILGATEDTNVQGETQMKLDQYADNAFNQSLKICGHLCVLASEEHEAIIPIPSGYNIGKYTMAIDPLDGSSNIDTNVSIGTIFSIHQRLEPNSKEPGTEKDLLQKGHLQRCAGYIIYGSSTMLVLSTGKGVSGFTLDPSVGEFLLSHPNMQMPESGDIYSANEGNASYWSQEVQAYLQKIKSIEGGRKPKTARYIGSLVADFHRNLLKGGIFLYPNDTKSSKYPNGKLRLLYEAAPMAYIAEQAGGMAVTVKGERILDLTPKELHERTTLIIGSKREVEEFLTFVPK; via the coding sequence GTGAACGCAACGCCGAAACAAAAAAAACTCATCTCTCTATCGCAATTCATCCTAGAAGAGCAACTCAAAATCCCACACGCTTCTGGAGAATTTACAGCCCTTCTTAGCCATTTGGTGTATGCCGCAAAAATCGTCGGTCGGGAAGTCCGAAAAGCAGGTCTACTGGATGACATTTTGGGTGCAACCGAGGACACAAATGTCCAAGGCGAAACGCAGATGAAACTCGACCAATATGCAGACAACGCTTTTAACCAATCTCTCAAAATCTGCGGTCACCTCTGTGTTCTGGCAAGTGAAGAACACGAAGCCATCATCCCAATTCCAAGCGGATACAACATTGGAAAGTATACAATGGCGATAGATCCACTCGATGGATCCTCCAACATTGATACGAATGTTTCCATCGGAACAATTTTCTCCATCCACCAAAGGCTCGAACCAAATTCGAAAGAACCAGGTACAGAAAAAGACCTTCTCCAAAAAGGACATTTGCAACGTTGTGCGGGTTATATCATCTATGGATCCTCAACGATGCTTGTTTTATCCACAGGAAAGGGAGTTTCTGGATTTACCCTCGACCCAAGTGTGGGTGAGTTTTTACTCTCTCACCCCAATATGCAGATGCCAGAATCGGGTGATATCTACTCAGCCAATGAAGGAAATGCATCGTATTGGTCACAAGAAGTCCAAGCGTACCTTCAAAAAATCAAATCCATTGAAGGCGGAAGAAAACCAAAGACTGCTCGTTACATTGGTTCCCTTGTGGCAGACTTCCACAGAAACCTTCTGAAAGGGGGAATCTTCCTCTATCCAAACGACACAAAATCAAGCAAATACCCAAACGGAAAACTTCGTTTGTTGTATGAAGCAGCACCCATGGCTTATATCGCAGAACAAGCCGGTGGCATGGCGGTCACAGTCAAAGGCGAACGAATTCTCGACCTCACTCCCAAAGAACTTCATGAACGAACAACGCTCATCATTGGAAGCAAAAGAG
- the rpsU gene encoding 30S ribosomal protein S21: MTPQVGIYLKEGESIEAALRRFKRDCANAGIMSEIKRREYFEKPSVIKKKAVEAAKRKRDKKKRLFAKKDKL; encoded by the coding sequence ATGACCCCACAAGTAGGGATTTATTTAAAAGAAGGGGAATCCATTGAAGCAGCGCTTCGTAGATTCAAAAGAGATTGTGCCAATGCTGGTATCATGAGCGAAATCAAACGCCGTGAATACTTTGAAAAACCTAGCGTGATTAAGAAAAAAGCAGTCGAAGCTGCAAAACGCAAAAGAGACAAAAAGAAAAGATTATTTGCTAAAAAAGATAAACTTTAA
- a CDS encoding GatB/YqeY domain-containing protein, with protein sequence MTLQETINTDLKTALKAKDETVLGTLRLIKAEIQYELTKTGASELSDTAVMQILKSNYKRRKDTALEYDKANRPDLSSKEIEEAEIISRYIPKEVSEEEINKAVGEAVAELGASGPQDMGKVMGKVMAKFKGQNIDGSKVSSLVKQALSAR encoded by the coding sequence ATGACCCTGCAAGAGACGATCAATACCGATCTAAAAACGGCGTTAAAAGCCAAGGATGAAACAGTCCTGGGTACTTTACGCCTGATTAAAGCAGAGATTCAATACGAACTCACGAAAACTGGCGCTTCTGAACTTTCGGACACTGCAGTCATGCAGATCCTAAAATCCAATTACAAACGCCGAAAGGACACCGCTTTGGAATACGACAAAGCGAATCGTCCCGATCTGTCGAGTAAAGAAATCGAAGAAGCAGAAATCATCTCACGTTATATTCCAAAAGAAGTTTCCGAAGAAGAAATAAACAAGGCTGTTGGTGAAGCAGTCGCCGAGTTAGGTGCAAGCGGACCTCAGGATATGGGAAAGGTGATGGGTAAAGTAATGGCAAAATTCAAAGGACAAAATATAGACGGCTCCAAGGTATCTTCCCTCGTTAAACAAGCACTTAGCGCCCGTTAA
- the dnaG gene encoding DNA primase yields the protein MNPYQSFKERVRREISIDSYINRFVPLRRMGRNLVGICPFHNEKTPSFNVNPEGGFYHCFGCKASGDLFRFVMDYQKVDFLKSLEILSEYSGIPLVERTKEEEESERKKEALYQISQKAHEYFQRNLQTQAGEVALKYLESRGLYAEDIKVFQIGFGLPGFGNLRAELFKTEAEVKLGEQLGLLKRQDQNKDPYDFFRNRIMFPVIDTRGRVVAFSGRILGESEEAKYINSPNSLIYDKSRTFYNLNLAQDSIRKTREAVIVEGVFDAIGLFRKGIEFVVAPLGTGFTEGHVRILKNMADKVYLMMDSDKAGTKGAFRAVNLLSKEGVVVKVCHIPEGKDPFDYSLKHNKQEIRELLEGAAPASQFMIREILGGAGPSSLAEEKQAGVKKLFEFLKPMEKETDKQVYLEEGARQLGLSFSSLFQDFRGKPGVTSTPSVVDTKKDRTPQKQGKPSPILVCERKMIAMLIQNLELFSFADDLLSLEFRDEVSAFFWDYLYTKYLQNENLTAAEILSREEIPSEYLGLIAEHFSADVSVTPATFKAMFLYHADLLDDARMEELVKEMAKPDLSIEEKNNLLSELSLLKSEKNKRSVYLRTIQTLEVERG from the coding sequence GTGAATCCTTACCAAAGTTTTAAAGAAAGAGTTCGCAGAGAAATCTCCATTGACTCTTACATCAACAGGTTTGTTCCTTTGCGTCGCATGGGTAGAAACTTAGTTGGAATTTGTCCTTTCCATAATGAAAAAACTCCCTCATTCAATGTAAACCCTGAAGGTGGTTTTTACCACTGCTTTGGTTGTAAAGCCTCAGGTGATTTATTCCGTTTTGTGATGGATTACCAAAAAGTGGATTTTTTAAAATCCTTGGAAATCCTTTCCGAATACTCTGGAATTCCTCTTGTCGAACGAACTAAGGAAGAAGAAGAGTCCGAACGTAAAAAAGAAGCACTCTACCAAATCTCCCAAAAAGCTCACGAATACTTCCAAAGGAATTTACAGACCCAAGCTGGTGAAGTCGCACTCAAGTATTTGGAATCCCGTGGATTGTATGCCGAAGACATCAAAGTCTTTCAAATTGGATTTGGTCTTCCTGGTTTTGGAAATTTACGAGCAGAATTATTCAAAACCGAAGCCGAAGTGAAGTTAGGCGAACAATTGGGTCTCTTAAAACGCCAAGACCAAAACAAAGACCCTTACGATTTTTTTCGAAATCGGATCATGTTCCCTGTCATTGATACCAGGGGGAGAGTGGTTGCTTTTTCGGGTAGGATCCTTGGGGAATCTGAAGAAGCCAAATACATCAATAGTCCAAACTCTCTTATTTATGATAAAAGTCGTACGTTTTATAATTTAAATCTAGCGCAAGATAGCATTCGGAAAACCAGAGAAGCTGTCATTGTAGAGGGTGTATTTGATGCGATTGGACTCTTTCGCAAAGGCATCGAGTTTGTGGTCGCGCCTCTCGGAACAGGATTTACCGAAGGACATGTGCGCATTTTAAAAAACATGGCGGACAAAGTGTATCTCATGATGGATTCCGATAAAGCAGGAACCAAAGGTGCTTTCCGTGCCGTAAACCTCCTCTCCAAGGAAGGAGTGGTTGTCAAGGTGTGCCATATCCCAGAAGGGAAAGACCCATTTGATTATTCTCTTAAACACAACAAACAGGAAATTCGAGAGTTACTCGAAGGTGCAGCACCTGCTTCGCAATTTATGATCCGTGAAATTCTGGGTGGGGCAGGTCCCAGTTCTCTTGCGGAGGAAAAACAAGCAGGCGTCAAAAAACTGTTCGAATTCTTAAAACCCATGGAGAAGGAAACAGACAAACAGGTCTATTTAGAAGAAGGTGCACGCCAACTTGGACTTTCGTTTTCTTCACTTTTTCAGGACTTTCGAGGGAAACCTGGTGTAACTTCGACCCCTTCTGTTGTCGATACTAAGAAGGATCGAACACCACAAAAACAGGGGAAACCTTCACCGATTCTTGTTTGTGAACGGAAAATGATCGCGATGCTCATCCAAAACTTGGAACTTTTTAGTTTTGCCGATGACTTGTTATCACTCGAGTTTCGTGATGAGGTATCTGCCTTTTTTTGGGACTATTTATATACAAAGTATTTGCAGAATGAGAACCTAACAGCTGCAGAAATTCTTTCGAGGGAAGAAATTCCTTCGGAATACCTGGGACTAATTGCTGAACATTTTTCGGCCGATGTGTCAGTGACCCCAGCAACATTTAAAGCGATGTTTCTTTACCATGCGGATTTGTTGGATGACGCAAGGATGGAAGAACTAGTGAAGGAAATGGCCAAACCTGACTTATCGATTGAAGAAAAGAACAATCTTTTGTCAGAACTTTCACTTTTGAAGAGTGAAAAAAATAAGAGATCCGTGTATCTCAGAACGATCCAAACGTTAGAAGTCGAAAGAGGATAA
- the rpoD gene encoding RNA polymerase sigma factor RpoD: MENLASLPEVQKIISIGKANREVSYDEINEILPDKILNSEKIDDVFTLLHEMGIEIVEEYSKKSLEESSSLTTTKEETTKETKEKPARKKRESSVSSSSEDPIRLYLKEIGKVSLISGETEVFLAKRIEKGEKIIEETILSSSILRQNFAKLIPKIKSKKIKVYDLVKVDKMYALNQEQADKLEKVFFENMELIQQDEKVLNESTNRIRKYSENSKKFKELKEKIDMSTGKIDEAIRKIGVSQKEIQKISQKIKSMVFRVKEIEKHFLKIKAKYGHDVREIKALNRFIEKNENLDEIEKMMGCDIDEVREVIKDIRNNERKLRRMEQEAGSPVGEIKDWGEKIIKGEREIAQAKRELVRANLRLVVSIAKRYANRGMHFFDLIQEGNIGLIRAVDKFEYKKGYKFSTYATWWIRQAITRAISDQARTIRVPVHMIEQVNKVIRETRLFVQEFGRDPSNDEIAERLGWPVQKVKAVKNVAREPISLEIPVGSEEDSELGDFIEDKEVISPLNSAASSILSEQIRQVLQTLPAREQKVIRMRFGLDDGYAQTLEEVGYQFKVTRERIRQIEAKALRRLRHPSRSKKLKDYID; this comes from the coding sequence ATGGAAAATCTAGCAAGCCTACCAGAAGTACAAAAGATTATCTCCATCGGAAAGGCAAACCGAGAGGTATCGTATGATGAGATCAATGAAATACTACCGGATAAAATTCTAAACTCCGAAAAGATTGATGATGTCTTCACCTTGTTACACGAGATGGGGATCGAAATTGTAGAAGAGTATTCCAAAAAATCTTTGGAAGAGTCTAGTTCCCTTACTACGACCAAAGAAGAAACTACCAAAGAAACGAAAGAAAAACCGGCACGTAAAAAAAGGGAGTCCAGTGTTTCTTCGAGTTCTGAGGATCCGATTCGGCTTTATCTCAAAGAAATTGGAAAGGTTTCTCTCATCTCGGGAGAAACAGAAGTGTTCCTTGCCAAGCGGATTGAGAAGGGTGAAAAAATCATTGAAGAAACCATTTTAAGTTCTTCAATCCTCCGCCAAAACTTTGCTAAACTCATTCCGAAGATTAAGTCCAAAAAAATCAAAGTGTATGATTTGGTAAAAGTGGACAAAATGTACGCGCTGAACCAAGAGCAGGCGGACAAGTTAGAAAAAGTATTTTTTGAAAACATGGAACTCATCCAACAGGATGAAAAAGTTCTGAACGAATCCACAAACCGTATTCGTAAGTATTCTGAAAATTCTAAGAAATTCAAAGAACTCAAAGAAAAAATCGATATGTCTACGGGCAAAATCGATGAAGCCATTCGTAAAATTGGAGTTTCCCAAAAAGAAATCCAAAAAATCTCTCAAAAGATCAAATCGATGGTCTTCCGTGTGAAGGAAATTGAAAAACATTTCTTAAAAATCAAAGCCAAGTATGGTCACGATGTTCGTGAAATCAAAGCTCTCAACCGCTTCATCGAAAAAAATGAGAACTTAGATGAAATCGAAAAAATGATGGGTTGTGACATTGATGAAGTGAGAGAAGTCATCAAAGACATTCGTAACAACGAACGAAAACTCCGTCGTATGGAACAGGAAGCTGGTTCTCCTGTTGGGGAAATCAAAGACTGGGGTGAAAAAATCATCAAAGGGGAACGGGAAATTGCACAAGCAAAACGCGAACTTGTGCGAGCGAACCTTCGTTTGGTGGTCTCTATCGCAAAACGATATGCCAACCGGGGAATGCATTTTTTTGACCTCATCCAAGAAGGAAACATTGGTCTCATTCGTGCAGTCGATAAGTTTGAATACAAAAAGGGATATAAGTTTTCTACGTATGCCACTTGGTGGATTAGGCAAGCCATCACTCGTGCGATCTCTGACCAAGCTCGTACGATCCGTGTTCCTGTTCACATGATTGAGCAGGTCAACAAAGTGATCCGTGAAACTCGTCTTTTTGTGCAAGAGTTTGGTCGTGATCCTTCCAATGATGAAATTGCAGAACGTCTTGGATGGCCTGTACAAAAAGTTAAGGCAGTGAAAAACGTAGCTAGGGAACCAATCTCCCTTGAGATCCCTGTGGGTTCGGAAGAAGATTCAGAACTCGGAGATTTTATCGAAGACAAAGAAGTGATCTCGCCTTTGAATTCAGCTGCGTCTTCCATCCTTTCGGAACAAATTAGACAAGTCTTACAAACACTTCCTGCTCGGGAACAAAAAGTGATTCGTATGCGGTTTGGTTTGGATGATGGTTATGCACAAACACTTGAAGAGGTTGGTTACCAATTTAAGGTAACGCGGGAACGGATTCGTCAGATTGAAGCGAAAGCGTTACGAAGACTCCGCCACCCAAGTCGCTCGAAAAAACTGAAAGACTATATCGATTAA
- a CDS encoding glycerol-3-phosphate dehydrogenase/oxidase has product MTHLDERKQTLKQLESTPYDILILGGGATGSGTALDASLRGYKVALLEKGDFSQGTSSRSTKLIHGGVRYLAQFHFKLIYEALSERKRLLINAPHLVKPLQFVLPTYKWWEKPFYSIGLTMYDILAGRSIVPGHERISKATALDYFASLKKENLKGGISYYDAQFNDARLNVTTVRAAKENGADIVSRMEVTSFLKDANGKITGVTAKDAITKKVVTILAKVVANTTGVWIDSLRKLDDPNVENVLAPSQGIHLVFDKEKLPCRTAMIIPKTADGRVVFVIPWEGKVLLGTTDTPIQKIDDEPLPLQSEVEFLLQTGNDYLDTKLTKDDIESVFSGLRPLISTGDKKDTKSISREEAILVSDSGLVTMSGGKWSTFRKMAEDLTDKLISVGNLPSKMDCVTASFAFPGADGYSKHLVAKIQTMYDLSYETAVRLVDSYGGEVPFILGKKPKEIKKGTGYFAEEIKHFVKKEFALSLSDVLSRRWRVVFLDLTLAESLAIPTNNILAKELGWKETDKKSSLNELLKHIKDLRKTIA; this is encoded by the coding sequence ATGACTCATTTAGATGAAAGAAAACAGACATTAAAACAATTAGAATCTACCCCGTATGACATTTTGATTTTGGGCGGTGGTGCCACGGGTTCTGGAACGGCCCTCGATGCTAGTTTACGTGGATACAAAGTCGCTCTTTTAGAAAAGGGTGATTTCTCTCAAGGGACCAGTTCTCGCTCCACAAAACTCATCCATGGTGGAGTGCGGTATCTGGCTCAATTTCATTTTAAATTGATCTATGAGGCGCTTTCCGAACGAAAACGACTTCTCATCAATGCCCCGCACCTAGTGAAACCTCTTCAATTTGTCTTACCTACCTATAAGTGGTGGGAGAAACCATTTTACTCCATTGGACTCACGATGTATGACATCCTAGCGGGTCGCTCCATTGTCCCTGGGCACGAACGAATTTCGAAAGCAACGGCTCTTGACTATTTTGCCTCCTTAAAAAAAGAAAATCTAAAGGGAGGGATTTCCTACTACGATGCGCAGTTCAATGATGCAAGGCTCAATGTAACAACGGTTCGGGCAGCAAAAGAAAATGGTGCTGACATTGTGTCTCGGATGGAAGTGACTTCTTTTCTAAAAGATGCCAATGGCAAAATCACAGGTGTAACCGCAAAAGATGCCATCACCAAAAAAGTTGTGACCATTCTAGCCAAGGTGGTTGCCAACACCACAGGTGTTTGGATCGATTCTTTACGCAAATTGGATGATCCAAATGTTGAGAACGTACTTGCCCCAAGCCAAGGAATCCACCTCGTTTTCGATAAAGAAAAATTGCCATGCCGTACGGCGATGATCATTCCGAAAACGGCTGATGGCAGAGTGGTATTTGTGATTCCATGGGAAGGGAAAGTACTACTTGGAACCACTGACACTCCGATCCAAAAAATCGACGATGAACCTCTCCCATTACAATCTGAAGTGGAATTTTTACTCCAAACAGGTAACGATTATCTAGATACCAAACTCACAAAAGATGACATTGAATCCGTGTTTAGTGGACTCCGACCCCTCATCTCTACTGGAGATAAAAAAGACACTAAGTCCATTTCTAGAGAAGAAGCCATCCTTGTTTCCGATTCAGGTCTTGTGACCATGTCGGGTGGAAAATGGTCAACGTTTCGTAAAATGGCAGAAGACCTGACAGACAAATTGATCTCTGTGGGAAATCTTCCTTCCAAAATGGACTGCGTCACGGCAAGTTTTGCCTTTCCTGGTGCTGATGGGTATAGCAAACATTTGGTGGCAAAAATCCAAACGATGTATGATCTATCTTACGAAACAGCGGTTCGATTGGTGGATTCTTATGGAGGCGAAGTTCCTTTTATCTTAGGAAAAAAACCAAAGGAAATCAAAAAAGGAACTGGTTACTTTGCCGAAGAAATCAAACATTTTGTGAAAAAGGAATTTGCTCTGTCTCTTTCCGATGTTTTATCTAGACGTTGGCGCGTTGTTTTCTTAGATCTAACGTTAGCAGAATCTCTTGCGATTCCAACGAACAATATACTAGCAAAAGAACTTGGTTGGAAGGAAACAGATAAAAAATCTTCGTTAAACGAACTTCTGAAACACATTAAAGACTTACGGAAGACAATCGCTTAA
- the tyrS gene encoding tyrosine--tRNA ligase, which yields MKTERELNQELETIRRGTVEIISEGELLEKIKSKPSLTIKAGFDPTAPDLHLGHFVLLRKLKHFQELGHEVCFMLGDFTAMIGDPTGKSETRKRLSKEEVLENSKTYQSQVFKILDPNKTRILYNSHWCSDLKFEDVLVLTSKYTVSRMLERDDFTKRYKAGSPISMIEFLYPLVQGYDSVAMKSDVELGGTDQKFNMLVGRDLQREYGQKPQAVITLPLLVGLDGVKKMSKSLGNYVGIIEKPIDMYGKIMSISDDLMWNYFELLTDLPLSEVEKRKEGIRSKSLHPKEVKTELALLIMDQLHPPVENRKAVEEWTAIHNTKNRALPDEIPTETLDTSYFQEKPPLLVYVLSQLKFIPSVSEGRRLIQAGGLYLDEEKITDASLFLEQGKEYLIRQGKKGKFLKIKT from the coding sequence ATGAAAACTGAAAGAGAATTGAACCAAGAATTAGAAACCATCCGCCGCGGCACTGTCGAGATCATCAGTGAAGGGGAACTTTTAGAAAAAATCAAATCGAAACCATCGTTAACCATTAAAGCTGGATTTGATCCCACGGCACCCGATTTACATTTAGGACATTTTGTTTTACTCCGAAAACTCAAACATTTTCAGGAACTTGGGCATGAAGTGTGTTTTATGCTTGGTGATTTTACTGCGATGATTGGTGACCCAACGGGAAAATCGGAAACACGCAAACGACTCTCCAAAGAAGAGGTTTTGGAAAATTCCAAAACCTACCAATCCCAAGTGTTTAAGATCCTTGATCCGAACAAAACTCGTATTTTATATAATTCCCATTGGTGTTCCGATCTAAAGTTCGAAGATGTTTTGGTTCTTACCTCTAAGTATACTGTATCTCGTATGTTGGAGCGGGATGATTTTACAAAACGTTACAAAGCAGGATCCCCCATTTCTATGATTGAGTTTTTATATCCACTGGTTCAGGGGTATGATTCTGTCGCGATGAAGTCTGATGTGGAACTTGGGGGAACAGACCAGAAGTTTAATATGTTAGTTGGTCGCGACTTACAAAGAGAATATGGTCAAAAACCGCAGGCTGTGATCACCTTGCCGCTCTTAGTTGGTCTTGATGGTGTCAAAAAAATGTCCAAGTCTCTTGGCAATTATGTTGGCATTATCGAAAAACCCATCGACATGTATGGGAAAATTATGTCCATTTCCGATGATCTGATGTGGAACTACTTTGAACTTCTCACAGACCTTCCTTTATCAGAAGTGGAAAAACGAAAAGAAGGAATCCGTTCTAAGTCCCTCCATCCGAAAGAGGTCAAAACAGAACTGGCACTCCTCATTATGGACCAACTCCATCCACCTGTAGAAAACAGAAAGGCAGTGGAGGAGTGGACGGCAATCCACAATACCAAAAACAGAGCTTTACCGGATGAGATTCCCACGGAAACATTGGACACTTCCTACTTCCAAGAAAAACCTCCACTTCTTGTCTACGTTTTGTCCCAACTCAAATTCATTCCCAGTGTCTCGGAAGGTCGTAGGCTCATCCAAGCAGGGGGATTGTATTTGGATGAAGAAAAAATCACAGATGCATCCCTTTTCCTAGAGCAGGGAAAGGAATACCTGATCCGACAAGGAAAGAAGGGAAAATTTTTAAAGATCAAAACCTAA
- a CDS encoding polysaccharide deacetylase family protein produces MSLDPTNEEKEIQDIVHELSKDIEKDRVFAKKVRRFAFISALSFIGLTVFVLLSYLLYLSLSVTKLESEVKEKERNLRELEQSLFSLMYQEQLREENALAGDAEPDTELAKQVEENIQFLKEVSENSKGRNILRGNESQKEIALTFDLATGEELPVLYNYIKDHKIKVTVFLSNERPSDINGSFFVRQNLDYIKRMAKTGAVEFGNHTWSHFNYQRSVTETSLKKRMVLEYLSKSVLDLPRMAEELKRVEDTFYTLTKQELKKYYRLPYGALSQLILDAHASLGYTDHIMWSNNSKGSLDLPDYISKQFLYKKTSKGKKEVVKNPHYKTGEETLTYLDNWEKADPHGMNGAIILMHLGGPRKFDKLIYILPTFIERMKEKGYKFVTLSEVLNDTKD; encoded by the coding sequence ATGTCACTCGATCCTACAAACGAAGAGAAAGAAATTCAGGACATCGTCCATGAACTCTCAAAGGATATCGAGAAAGACCGTGTCTTTGCCAAAAAAGTAAGGCGATTTGCTTTTATCTCTGCGCTCTCCTTTATTGGTCTTACCGTTTTTGTTCTCCTGAGTTATTTGCTCTATTTGAGCCTCAGTGTGACCAAACTTGAATCCGAGGTAAAAGAGAAAGAACGTAATTTGCGAGAGTTGGAACAGTCTCTATTCTCGCTTATGTATCAAGAGCAACTCAGGGAAGAAAATGCGTTAGCAGGAGATGCCGAACCTGATACGGAACTGGCAAAACAAGTAGAAGAGAATATCCAATTCCTAAAAGAGGTGAGTGAAAACTCGAAAGGGCGAAATATCCTGAGAGGCAATGAATCTCAGAAAGAGATAGCGTTAACCTTTGATTTGGCGACGGGTGAAGAACTTCCCGTTTTGTACAATTATATCAAAGACCACAAAATCAAAGTGACTGTGTTTTTATCGAATGAGAGGCCTTCTGACATTAATGGTTCCTTTTTTGTCAGACAAAATTTGGATTATATCAAACGAATGGCAAAAACAGGTGCCGTTGAATTTGGGAATCATACTTGGTCCCATTTTAATTACCAACGATCGGTGACGGAGACTTCTTTGAAAAAGAGAATGGTACTCGAATATCTTTCCAAGTCGGTGTTAGATCTCCCTCGAATGGCTGAAGAATTAAAACGAGTCGAGGATACTTTTTACACACTCACCAAACAAGAATTAAAGAAATATTATCGATTGCCATATGGAGCACTCAGTCAATTGATTTTGGATGCCCATGCAAGTCTTGGTTATACGGATCATATCATGTGGTCCAATAATTCCAAAGGATCCCTTGACCTTCCAGACTATATCAGTAAACAGTTCCTATATAAAAAGACATCCAAAGGCAAGAAAGAAGTCGTTAAAAATCCTCATTACAAAACAGGAGAGGAGACTCTTACATACCTAGACAATTGGGAGAAAGCGGATCCACACGGAATGAACGGTGCTATCATTCTAATGCACCTTGGTGGCCCTCGTAAATTTGATAAATTGATTTATATACTACCGACTTTTATTGAACGGATGAAAGAGAAGGGCTACAAATTTGTAACCCTTTCTGAAGTCCTAAATGACACAAAAGACTAG